ATGGCTTTATGAACCGAGTAAAGAGGGCCAGTTAATACACCCGCTTGTTGCCCACCGACAACCGCAACAGCTCCTTGCTCTAGTTGTTGCAAATGCTCATTCGCTTTTTCAGATAAGCCAAGCGGCTCCATAAACTGACGAATTATTGCTGTTAATTCTTTTTGGTCACACGCTCGTTGCTCCAAATATTTTGCTCGCTTTTCAAATGATTCATCATTATATTCATATTCAAAAAACTCATGAATGGCAGTATTTGGCGACCAATAATCTGCTAGCACACGATTTTTCACGGGTACTTGGATTGACTCCAGTTTCATTTAACACAAACTCCTCTACTCACTAAATCATCGTATTCCTTGTAAACATTTTAATGCTATTATTTTAACGCTTCTGTCTCCAACATGAAAAGAAAATGCTTATACAGAGTGTAAATATTCTACAACAGATTGAATCATGCCGACTATACAAATTAAAATATACGCTGCACTAAGTACTAAAAATAAAAAACGCCAAATTTTCCGTAATAGCGGCTTTACTTCAATTTCTCTTTTTGTACGCCAGTCTATATATGTAAAAATGATTGCCAGTATTATTGCTAGCATTACTAAAAAGGCCCCTACATTTATTCCCCACAGCACACTAATTGCCAATGGTACCGAGAAAAACAAACAAAACGTCGTCACATCAGATGCGGCTCCAAATGCATGCGTACCACGAATATTAACCTTTCGACTAATAGCATAGACAATGATGAATAAAAGAATTGGACAAAAAATAATGACGCTGATGACTATATGTAAAAAATCTTTCAAGATTGCCCACCGCTCTCTTCAATCGCTAGAACTTGGTGATATAAAGTTCGCAAAGTAGGTAATGGATAACCGTTCGCTGAAGCCTTTTGTAAAATTACCCCAACAATCGTTTCAACCTCACTTTTTCTACCTTGCATGCGATCAGCTAGCATAGATGATGTATTCGCCGCTGTTTTTTTACACAAAGCTATTACTGCTGAAAACGGAATGGTACTTTCAATATCTTTAAAAGCCTCTGTTAACTCCTGATATATGGTATGCATTAACAAGTATGCTTGCTTATTTGTTAATAAATCACCATTTTTAATTTGCAAAATTGCCGTTAAAGGATTAATCATGCAATTGAATACAGCTTTTTCAAAAAGCATTTGTTCGGCGTTTTCAACGAACTCTATTGGGAACAAAGGATTTTCTAAGTGTAACAACTTTTCAAATACAATACTGTCTCCACGCCCTATTCCTATTTTGCATAGACCAACACCTCTATGTTGAACAGTTGTAAAATCAATTGTTTGAGCACCGAACGAAACTGAGCAAAAAGCAATCGTATTTTGTGGTAAACGTAAAGCCTCATCAAAATGTGCTAAACCATTTTGCACAAACAACAATGGTATTTCCTTAGGTAAATCTAATAATTGTTTATAAATATTTTGCAAATGACCATATTTCACAGCAACTACAATCAAATCCGGCCGAGGCAACATCTCTAACTCAACGCTAGAAGCAATTTGATGCAATGTTTTTGTACCATCTATATGGACCCTCGTTAAATGCTTCAAATTAAGTTCATCGGCTTGTTCTTGTCTTCTTACAACTAATGTAACATCCATACAAGCCTCCGCTAAGAAACTAGCCATTAGCTGACCGACTGCACCAGCTCCAATAACTACTACATTCACAACGTTCGCCACCTCCACTTAATGTAAAGAGGCTATCTAAACAGTAAAAAACAAACCTTTTAAACAGCCTAAACTGAAGTTATAAACGCTTCTCCAGCATTTACTTTTCTCGCACTGCAGTAACATAAACAACACTTTTCCATACGCCATAGAAGGAGGTGCCTCAGAAATTCATCTGAGACACCTCCTTTGCAGGTGTTTCTATTATACAAGATTAGCTGGTGTTTACGATACAATAATGGTTGTGTTCATCCAGTGTAGGTAAAATGTTTAGTCGACGTTAGCGTTTACATCCTATGGTTTCTTTTGCATCATTTTCTTAAAAGACCTTACTCTTTTTTTGAAAAAGAACGTAACTATCTACTTACAATCATTTTCCCTTTGACACGTTAATCTTTCATTAAAGAATAGCCTTGCTGTAACCATTTCACTAGCTTTTCATGTTCATTTTGTAATTCACGGTGTTTAACCTCAAGACTTTGATAGGCTTCTGTCAACTCATCAAAACTCGTTAACGCTAATTTTAAATGACTTCGCATAGATTGTTGAGGTTGATTGCGAACAGCTAAAAGCGATTGACTATATTGCCCACGTAACGTTTTATTCCAACGAAAACCACATGCCTGTTTTGTACGCCCAAGTTCATCAGCAGCCATTTCAAATGCCTCTAACTGCGTTTTACCATTTTGCACATTATGCAAGACAATTTCTGCTAATCTTTCATCGTCTTCCTTCGTCCATTGATCTTTTCTTTTTTTCAGTTCCATAATCTATCACCCTCACATTTTTTACTACTATATGCGTTATCAGGCAAAATAGAATCACGGGACGAAAAAAGACAGTGATTATGTTTTCATGTAATCACTGCCACTATACGCTACTTATTATTCTTTTTAGTTAGAAAATTATTAACTGCCTCGTGATGCGCTTCACTTTCCCACAGTTTTGCACAAGTACGAACTTCCTCCATTACACGCTCATACATATTACGCTCACGCCATTTACGAAGTTCAATTTCTTTATAGGCCTTGTGTACAGAAGGATGTATTTTACGCATATGTTCAATAAAATCATTTAAAGCAAGTTGCTTCGATCCCTCAAATACGCGCATAGCCCAACCAATGTCATATAGTAATTCAGCTGGATATGGCTTTGCATCCACTAGCATCTTCATTGCACGATCATGACGTAAACCTCGTTCAAACAAGTATGTACCGCCACCCCAGCCACTTGTAATTGCTAATGTCCCTTGAATAAATCCACATTTAGCATGACTCGCCACTAAGCGAAAATCACAAGCCGTCGCTATTTCACATCCACCACCGACAGCCGTTCCATTTATTAACGCAATCGTTGGTACTGGTAATGTAGCAAGATCATATAAAATCTCCCCCATCTTACTTAACATACCAAATGCTTCATCTTCCGTTTCAAGAGAATGAAACTCCGATAAATCGCCACCTGAACAAAAAGATTTTTCTCCCGCTCCTGTGACTACTAAAAAACGCACATCGTCATGATTTTGGATATATGTAATTACTTCTCGAAGACCATTCATTACCTCATCGTTTACAGCGTTGCGCTTTTCCTCACGATTTATCGTAAAAGTCATGATCCCATCTTGATTGTCAATTATATAAGCCACTACAGTTCCCCCTTTGTCCCCATCATCAATTATGCCTCAGCGCAAGCGGAGCCCGCTTGAAAAGCTCCTCTTAAAGCTACAACCTCCACCAAGACTTTTAACTTCAGCCACGCTTTAAACCCCCGCTGACAGCAAGTTACATAAATTGTATCACACAATTATTATAGCACTATATAACTTTGTAATATTTATTAAAAATTCTGTCACTTCATACAAACAAAAAGGCTAGTAAAGAGCCATGGTCTCTTTACTAGCCTTTTAAGTGAGCAAACACTGTATTATTTGCTTACTACTTCTTTACCTTTGTATTGTCCGCAAGCTTTGCAAACACGGTGTGATAATTTTGCTTCACCACAGTTTGGGCAAGCTACCATACCAGGTACAGATAGTTTGAAATGCGTACGACGCTTTCTTTTTGCAGTTTTAGAAGTTCTTCTAAATGGTACAGCCATTGATGGCACCTCCTTACAGATCGTCTATTCGTCTGTTTGATCAAAATACTTAGCTAAATCAGCTAGTCTTGGATCCACTTTTGGTTCGTCAGTTTTTTTGTGAAGCTTCACGTCTTCATCAGTTGCGTAAGACCAGTTTTTACCACCATGCACTTGTCCTTCGGTATTCTCTTTGAATACTTGCATTGGTACTTCAAGAAGCACTAGCTCCTCAATAACTGGCTTCATGTCGATTACATCACCATCTAAATAGTGAATATTACCGGCATCTTCCCCTCTTTTTTCTTCGTCAATCCAGCTAAATAATTCAACTGTCTCAACTTTGATAGGAAACTCAACATCTTCCCAAGTGCGAGCACACGGGAGTGTTAACGTTGCTGTCACAGTAAGCTGACAAGTCATTTGCGATGCACCGAATGTACATAGCCCTTTTACATGAACGGGCGAAATTGCTCGAATATCCTGGTTTCGCTCCATCACCTCATCCAATTGGACATAGGTATCGATCGGCATTCCGTCTTGACGGTATTTAGATAATTGATGAATTGACCATTTCATTCGTTTAATCACCTCGAGACAACACTGTTGATTATATAATGTGTAAAAATAGATGTCAAGATAATTTCTTGTCACCACTCGAAAACCCACCTATAATTAAATACATCAAAATCATTCCACTTAGCCACAATACACAACCTATACGAAAATTTCAATAGTAATGAGCAAAGAATAGGTTAGAGGCACAGTAAAACTATTTGTAGCATCCTGATTGGTCAAAAACAAGAAGCACAAAAGATATATAAAGGGGGTTTTACGTAATGAAAGCAGTCGGTATTGTTGTTGAATACAATCCATTTCATAATGGACATGCTTATCACTTAGAACAGGCAAAAAAAGTAGCGCAAGCAGATATAGCAATTGCTGTTATGAGCGGTACATTTTTGCAGCGCGGTGAACCTGCCATGGTAGATAAATGGACACGCACAAAAATGGCGCTCGCTAGCGGAGTTGATATTGTAATTGAGCTACCGTATGTCTATAGTACCGCACCCGCAACAGATTTCGCAAAGGGGGCGATTTCATTATTATCGGCAATTCGCTGTGATGCTTTTGCCTTTGGTAGTGAAGATGGCTCCATAGAACCCTTTATGAATACGTACCAGTTAATTTCGAAGCACCGCACCGAATATGACGCACTTATTAAAGAAAGCGTTAAAACGGGTGTTAGCTACCCTAAAAGCCTGCATTATGCCTATGAACAGCTTTCTCAAAAATTCCCTGCTACATACATTGATTTAGCACAACCAAATAATATACTAGGATTCCATTATATCGAAGCGGCAATAACGCTAGGAAGTGCAATTAAGCCTTTAACTATTCCACGTATAGCCGCAGGATATCACGATGCTATGCAGGAGGGGGCATCGATTGCAAGTGCCACTGGTATTCGTAAAGCACTCGCTACGAAAGGAACATTACAAAGCGTTCATGATGTACTCCCCCAAGCTTCCTTTAATTATTTAGAGGATTGGTATGTTCAATATAAAAATTTTGCTAGCTGGGAGGCTTTTTGGCCGTTTTTACAGTTTACCCTTATTCGGCACACAGCAAGCGAGTTAACGCGCTATGCGGAAGTAACAGAGGGTATAGAGCACGCACTACTAAAAGCCGCGAAAACGAGTAGCTCCTTTAGTAGCTTTATGGAGAAAATAAAATCTAAACGCTATACTTGGACACGTCTACAACGCATGCTAACACATATTTATACAGGCTTTACAAAGGAGCAACTTAAAAGCTTCCAATCCCCTTCTACAATCCGCTTACTCGGCATGAGTGCGCAAGGGCAAGCATACTTAGGCATGCATAAAAAGGACTTTACATTACCATTAATAAGCCGTGTTGCCTCTACAAATGATGCCATGCTCGCTGTAGATATACACGCTGCAGAAGTATACAACTTTAGTATAGAACAAGGGGCGCAGCAGTTCACATTGCCAAAAGATTATCAAACGCCACCGATTCGATTTTAACGGATGAATATTGCAGTTAATTGCCGTTGCGAGCGGACGCTTTAAGCTACAGTCTTAAGAGGCTGGAACATAACTTTAAAATTACGTCAGAGCAACGCGTTAGCGGGCTTACTGCGCAGAGCGGAAAGCAACCGCCGTAGCGGACATGCAGCACAGCAAAAAGTGTTAGATTGATGTCCATCAATCTAACACTTTTTCTCTTTTGT
The genomic region above belongs to Lysinibacillus sp. FSL W8-0992 and contains:
- the rpmF gene encoding 50S ribosomal protein L32, yielding MAVPFRRTSKTAKRKRRTHFKLSVPGMVACPNCGEAKLSHRVCKACGQYKGKEVVSK
- a CDS encoding DUF3397 domain-containing protein, whose translation is MKDFLHIVISVIIFCPILLFIIVYAISRKVNIRGTHAFGAASDVTTFCLFFSVPLAISVLWGINVGAFLVMLAIILAIIFTYIDWRTKREIEVKPLLRKIWRFLFLVLSAAYILICIVGMIQSVVEYLHSV
- a CDS encoding ketopantoate reductase family protein, with translation MNVVVIGAGAVGQLMASFLAEACMDVTLVVRRQEQADELNLKHLTRVHIDGTKTLHQIASSVELEMLPRPDLIVVAVKYGHLQNIYKQLLDLPKEIPLLFVQNGLAHFDEALRLPQNTIAFCSVSFGAQTIDFTTVQHRGVGLCKIGIGRGDSIVFEKLLHLENPLFPIEFVENAEQMLFEKAVFNCMINPLTAILQIKNGDLLTNKQAYLLMHTIYQELTEAFKDIESTIPFSAVIALCKKTAANTSSMLADRMQGRKSEVETIVGVILQKASANGYPLPTLRTLYHQVLAIEESGGQS
- a CDS encoding YceD family protein, with protein sequence MKWSIHQLSKYRQDGMPIDTYVQLDEVMERNQDIRAISPVHVKGLCTFGASQMTCQLTVTATLTLPCARTWEDVEFPIKVETVELFSWIDEEKRGEDAGNIHYLDGDVIDMKPVIEELVLLEVPMQVFKENTEGQVHGGKNWSYATDEDVKLHKKTDEPKVDPRLADLAKYFDQTDE
- a CDS encoding nucleotidyltransferase, with amino-acid sequence MKAVGIVVEYNPFHNGHAYHLEQAKKVAQADIAIAVMSGTFLQRGEPAMVDKWTRTKMALASGVDIVIELPYVYSTAPATDFAKGAISLLSAIRCDAFAFGSEDGSIEPFMNTYQLISKHRTEYDALIKESVKTGVSYPKSLHYAYEQLSQKFPATYIDLAQPNNILGFHYIEAAITLGSAIKPLTIPRIAAGYHDAMQEGASIASATGIRKALATKGTLQSVHDVLPQASFNYLEDWYVQYKNFASWEAFWPFLQFTLIRHTASELTRYAEVTEGIEHALLKAAKTSSSFSSFMEKIKSKRYTWTRLQRMLTHIYTGFTKEQLKSFQSPSTIRLLGMSAQGQAYLGMHKKDFTLPLISRVASTNDAMLAVDIHAAEVYNFSIEQGAQQFTLPKDYQTPPIRF
- a CDS encoding enoyl-CoA hydratase/isomerase family protein, with the translated sequence MAYIIDNQDGIMTFTINREEKRNAVNDEVMNGLREVITYIQNHDDVRFLVVTGAGEKSFCSGGDLSEFHSLETEDEAFGMLSKMGEILYDLATLPVPTIALINGTAVGGGCEIATACDFRLVASHAKCGFIQGTLAITSGWGGGTYLFERGLRHDRAMKMLVDAKPYPAELLYDIGWAMRVFEGSKQLALNDFIEHMRKIHPSVHKAYKEIELRKWRERNMYERVMEEVRTCAKLWESEAHHEAVNNFLTKKNNK
- a CDS encoding transcriptional regulator codes for the protein MELKKRKDQWTKEDDERLAEIVLHNVQNGKTQLEAFEMAADELGRTKQACGFRWNKTLRGQYSQSLLAVRNQPQQSMRSHLKLALTSFDELTEAYQSLEVKHRELQNEHEKLVKWLQQGYSLMKD